A region from the Spiroplasma taiwanense CT-1 genome encodes:
- a CDS encoding RDD family protein, with protein sequence MVQKNLKLKKQKNSSYNLVKPHLGRIFFARLFDLILCSIPNFILLFFYKISDWQSALINISVSQIFIFLYFVIIPFLLKGNTIGKKLFHLKLVNIQNQKIKISNIFLRELYFLYIPLLFQLVCQIISIIIFANFSPGNNNQNENGWTIANIIQNIGYTFCGIWFLYIPLTIYLQKDKLSSIDLKLKLRVFFLEKILVKNQKVDIEGKKVNHIHLENDLPGNVNIKEIEKLIGENNE encoded by the coding sequence ATGGTACAAAAAAATTTAAAATTAAAAAAACAAAAAAATTCTTCATATAATTTGGTTAAACCTCATTTGGGAAGAATTTTTTTTGCTAGATTATTTGATCTTATCTTATGCTCCATTCCAAATTTTATTTTATTATTTTTTTATAAAATATCTGATTGACAAAGTGCTTTAATAAATATTTCGGTAAGTCAAATTTTTATATTTTTATATTTTGTTATTATTCCATTTTTATTAAAGGGAAATACAATAGGCAAAAAATTGTTTCATTTAAAATTAGTAAACATCCAAAATCAAAAAATAAAAATTTCAAATATATTTCTAAGAGAGTTGTATTTTTTATATATTCCATTATTATTTCAATTAGTATGTCAAATAATTTCAATAATAATTTTTGCAAATTTTTCTCCAGGTAATAATAATCAAAACGAAAATGGATGAACAATTGCAAATATAATTCAGAATATAGGATATACATTTTGTGGAATTTGATTTTTGTATATTCCTTTAACAATTTATTTGCAAAAAGATAAACTTTCTTCAATAGATTTAAAATTAAAATTAAGAGTGTTTTTCTTAGAGAAAATACTTGTCAAAAATCAAAAAGTTGATATAGAAGGAAAAAAAGTAAATCATATTCATTTAGAAAATGATTTACCTGGAAATGTTAATATTAAAGAAATAGAAAAACTTATTGGTGAGAATAATGAATAA
- a CDS encoding glycosyltransferase family 2 protein, translated as MLISFVLVYQEFGNKVKETIDSIKKQTDNDYEIILVCDRTIEDNSKDEWLKELFWNNSNIKLVFNNSIQGASVSWNTGIDLAEGEYIKFIAQGNILNPDFVETIKKELNNFKEREIDLVEYTVNLTGSVHIDTLTYLEKGKIYNLSSEFDPFAYVNVVLYNKLFKAKILNEFGFKFRRFVRFDLLFVYKVLGQTNSYLFLDTKPLGTVNIGPVSYSVFDVVNQWNHILNYYRRIGKFKQLKDYLNYSYYKVLIHLWLWEIRTYDNKILIKKATAFANRKFEDKRDDFLKNNIIFKKTNDERFKEIVNNFGTYIKENLKRAK; from the coding sequence ATGCTAATTTCATTTGTATTGGTTTATCAAGAGTTTGGGAATAAAGTTAAAGAGACAATAGATAGCATAAAAAAACAGACAGATAATGATTATGAAATTATTTTAGTTTGTGACAGAACTATTGAAGATAATTCAAAAGATGAATGATTAAAAGAATTATTTTGAAATAATTCAAACATAAAATTAGTTTTTAATAATTCAATTCAAGGGGCCTCAGTTTCTTGAAATACAGGCATTGATTTAGCTGAGGGAGAATATATTAAATTTATTGCTCAAGGTAATATACTAAATCCTGACTTCGTTGAAACTATTAAAAAGGAATTAAATAATTTTAAAGAAAGAGAAATTGATTTAGTTGAATATACAGTTAACTTAACAGGAAGTGTTCATATTGATACTTTAACATATTTAGAAAAAGGAAAAATTTATAATTTATCTTCTGAATTTGATCCATTTGCTTATGTAAATGTTGTACTATACAATAAATTATTTAAGGCTAAAATTTTAAATGAGTTTGGTTTTAAATTTAGAAGATTTGTTAGATTTGATTTATTATTTGTATACAAAGTTTTAGGGCAAACAAATTCATACTTATTTTTAGATACAAAGCCACTCGGTACTGTTAATATTGGACCAGTTTCATATTCAGTTTTTGATGTTGTAAATCAATGAAATCATATATTAAACTATTATAGAAGAATTGGAAAATTTAAACAGTTAAAAGATTATTTAAATTATTCTTATTATAAGGTTTTGATTCATTTGTGATTATGAGAAATTAGAACATATGATAATAAAATATTAATTAAAAAGGCAACAGCTTTTGCAAATAGAAAATTTGAAGATAAAAGAGATGATTTTTTAAAAAATAATATTATTTTTAAAAAGACAAATGATGAAAGATTTAAAGAAATAGTTAATAACTTTGGTACCTATATAAAAGAAAATCTAAAGAGAGCAAAATAA